Part of the Zingiber officinale cultivar Zhangliang chromosome 8A, Zo_v1.1, whole genome shotgun sequence genome, TTTTATAATTTTTTGGttcataattaattattatcTTATAAGAGTAATATCTTCAAAATCTAAATTGATAAAGTACCTTGTAAACATAAACCTTAATGAGTCTTACACATTTTATAAGTTTCAGGCTTTTGAGCCCTTCTCTCAAATACTCATATTTATTGAAGCATTTTTTAGGGGGAAAAAAAGTCTACTTAACGAATAGAGGATATTAAGCGTGCTAATTTGGCACGTATTAAAAAACATACTGCAGTTTATATTGGAAGAATGATAATTTCTAACAGTTTATCAAATCTCAACTCTATAAATGGCATATTCAGAGTTTGTAATTTAAATACATTCTACATTCAGCTGAGACAGTTGAATGAAGTAGAACTAAAAAATTGAGAACATACAACTTCTGTAAAACCTCGTCTGAGATTGCGCACGAAGAAGTTCATACATTCATACATTCTCGCCGAAGAATTTCAACAATATTCCAAAGAAAAGGGCAAAGAACCTCATCTGAGCTTGCGCACGATGAAGGGCAGTAGCACAATGATCCGCCAATTCAACTTCTGTAAATTGAGAATTTTTATTCAAACTAGTAGATGTTTTACACCAGATAGAATAGACTCAGCTCCACCTGCAAAATGGGAAACAATAACAAATTGTTAGTCACTTGTATGCAGAACTATTTCAAGTCTTTGGAAGTAAACCTGCCAGATCTTTCATATTAAATTCAGCCGGGACGTTTATTTTGCTCTCGACTGCGGCTTTCGCGACGGCGATACCAATGGCTACACTTCGCATTAGATCCAAACCAGAGCAGATTGATGCAATGACTCCAGCAACCAAGCAGTCACCTGCTCCAGTGGGGTTCACTACAGATGAGTTGAGTGCGGGGAAATGGTAGGCCTGAAATTCCACTCCCAGCTGGCCTTCATCAACAATCGCATGCGGCATACTGCTAAGGCTGGCCAACTTGCTGCTCTTCAGGTCTTGGATTTTACATTGCAGCCAGTCTCTAAAACAAAGGAAAACGCCAGCTTGACCAAGCGTTACAACAAGACATTTGATGCCTTTGCAAAGCACAAAAGAAATTGCAGGCTTCAGCATTTGAAATAAGGATTCCACCGAGTGCATTTTGCTTCCATTGTGATCCAATTGAAATTTGAATTCTTTTTCAGGCAGTAAAGAATTTGCCATTGCAATAAGCTCAATTTCATTAGGAGAAGCATAAGTTATCTGCGAGGGTAAAGATGAATAGAATCAGCAGGCATACTTGAATAAATCTCATCATAGAAAGAAAATGTTGACTTGATTATACTACTCACATAATTCACAATGCTTGAGATTCTTGTAGATTTTTTAACTGACACCGGCTCAAACCACACTGGTATGCCAGATCCAGCTGCTACTGCAAGAAGCAAGAAAAGATAGATTATGCACTAGATGGTAATATATACACTGAAAGAGGCTTAAATGATTAAATCCATTTACTGAATATAGCATATAGTCCATATATTTTGTGAATTTACAAATGATAACTACAAGAAGATGGATTCCACTTCCCATTATTTAAAAAGTATAAAATTAATCTTAGTCCATATTTTAATGACTCAAATTGTAAGAAATAGAGACAAGTCAAAAATAAACTAATCAGAACGGGTGGATAGGAAGTACCTAAAAAAACAATTATGCAATTAGATGGTTGTTGTAAAACTAGTGTTGCAAACATTCTATTAAGTATAAAAACAAGGTGGTCAGAAGGCAGCCTAGAATCCAAAATCTCAAACCACCTTTAAAATGAGACTTAATATGATAAAATAGAACAACAAACTATCTCTATAAACAACAATAAACTGATACCCAACAAATCAATGCCAGGTACAAATATTTTTGTCTAATCAGTGAAGTTATTTCTAGTAATACTCAaaactattaaaaattaattttttttgctCTTTGCTTTCTGAGCACTTGATTTATAAAAAATTGTTAGTTGTGCCATagtatgtttttttttccttttaaactAAGGAGCACATGCCAAGTACACAAGAAAGcttcatttaattttaaaacactcACTCTTTTTTACTTTTAATGATATTTTAATCAATATCACATTAAGGGAAATCAGAAATATTTCTAATTGATCCCAACCTAACTAtcccttttttttctcattaaaaaaaaaaaaacaacccgGTGCACAAATCTCCCGCTATACGGGGTCCTAGGGAAGGATTCATTATACGCAGCCTTATCCTgcctttttgcaagaggctatttccagaatttgaacccatgacctttgtgacacaacaattttaccgttgctccccttcccttttttttctcattGATAAATTACATTTTGCATAATcagtttcagttgcatttataaaacctttaatttctaaaatttctctCCATCAGACAAACTCTTTCTATTAATACTCTTTCATCAATTTGATATTTTGATTTCTTTATATCACATTAAAATTTATTATCTGCAAACTGCTATGGAcctaattcaattttgaaaatcaaatccTAAGCAAGCTCAGAAACTATATTTTTAATAGAACCCTACCAAACAATTGCACATGAACTTGGAGAGTATATTTCCATAATATACTTGAAACTATACGATTTGCATGGCAGTTATTGTGATTCTTTGTAATTGCAGGTTAATCTTGAATGgatatagtaaaaaaaatacatatacccacgaaataattttaatgaaaaagaaaaaagtcAGAACTAAAGGTCATCTCTGAATCTATCTTTTTTTTCCTCCCATTTCCAATAAACTTTTTCATTGGCATTTTCTGGCAAGTTCTAACACCACTAACTCTAATTAAACACCAAGGTGTAATTAGAGATTAGAATTAAAACCATCTTTAATAGTTCCTCCTCATTTtctattataatttataaattgcCCTAACTGTCACAAAATATACAAAATTCCAAATGTCTTAGTTAGTAGTCTCGCATCAACAACCGTCACTACAAGTGATAAAATCTGAAcagaagaaaactaaaagaacttgGAGACAGGAAAGAAGGATTGGtgtttcttcttccccttgaaaTTTATCTTCTAAAAGACTAGGCGAAAATTGGAAAAACTATTTTACTTTTTCACTTTTCTTTGTACTGATCAAACTCCATTAAAATGCATTCATTCTTTCCTTGACTGTCCCTCCAAAGTAACCAAAAAATAACTTCCACTTATCCAACCTTCTGAACTCTCTTATCATCCAAGTAAATAAGATGAAAGAAAAAGTAATTCTTTCATTCTACTTTTCCATCCAATTCACTTACCTTCACTTTTCTGTTTCCAATTAACTATTATTTCTTGACTACCTGACACACTGGTCTATACTTCTTTACTAATGCTAAAGTATGCCTAGCTGACATCATAAAGTTTGGGCAATTTATCAAAATGCACCCATGAGTTACTTCTTTTACTGGAACTTCGACATTTTTCTCAGTATACCCTTCCATTTCAAAATTCCTACCACAGATGTTTCACAAGTCGGTAAGAAGCCTGTTGAGTAGGTTGGGGAGCGCCGTTCCTTAGCTGGCTTACTAATTCTGAACATTCTGTTGTATCTGTGAATTCTATTGTACATTTTCAGCAAACATTTGATCTAAAATAATGATAACCTCAAGTTGTCTACAGGGTCCTTAGGATCTTCTTTGGCTTGCTTTCTCTCCCACGTTCACTGTTCCTAAGGAAAGTGGCAGAACTCTCTTTTCTTTATATCCGGGCAGCTCATTCAAACAGTGGAGGTAATGTGAGGAAATCGCCTAGCCCGCTTCCTTCATGGGCCCAAGCAAGTTATCAATAACAATCTTGACTGCATCAGATTTTCTTGCTTTTGCTGCAAAATTTCTCCATTGATTCACAAAGGTAGTCATGAATAAGAGCTGCATTTTTCCATTAAAGATTGGGGAGAAAGGGTGGGTGCACAGGTTGTTTCCTAGAGTGTTTCTTTTTTCATTCAAAAGTATTGATTATAATTCTAGGATAAGACTAAGACTTGGAATGCCCCTAGAAGATACTTTAGGTAATAGTTGTATAAAGAAGGTAGACCCCTAAAAAAGAGCtttcattgttggtgcaacatccctcaggtcaaggttgacctggttgactaagcttgagtcttggtttgggtttcgatgtttgacaatgcaaggttgattgaagaagagtcaagtaggtcaaggatgaccgaatacttgactgggaagtcctaactgggatgttaggcaggaggaaaatcctggtgagtaaagccaggtgaaagacctagtgagtgaagctaggcaattgggaagtcctagtgagtgaagctaggcaggagaaaaatcctggtgagtgaagccaggtgaaagacctagtgagtgaagctaggcaggagaaaaatcctggtgagtgaagccaggtgaaagacctagtgagtgaagctaggcaggagaaaaatcctggtgagtgaagcctggtgaaagacctagtgagtgaagctaggcaggagaaaaatcctggtgagtgaagcctggtgaaagacctagtgagtgaagctaggcaattgggaagtcctagtgagtgaagctaggcaggagaaaaatcctggtgagtgaagccaggtgaaagacttagtgagtgaagctaggcaattgggaaagtcctggtgagtgaagctaggcaagagaaatccagatgctggtgagagtccaagtaggtcaaagggattgaccgaatacttggcacgaggaagaaaagtccaagtaggtcttagggagtgaccggatacttggcaagaagagaaaagtccaagtggatcaaagggattgaccagacacttggtgagagagtcctagctgatcaaaggtgaccggatgctaggtcttatgtaccaacaagtcatggttgactagatgttggtttagggggctttggacttgattttgagcaaaaaccaagatctggattgatcagccaattgatccagcaggtttggattgatccatggatcgatccagcagatctggatcgatcagtggatcgatccagaagatctggatcgatcggccgatcgatccggtgagtccccgcgaacagaacccctctggatcgatcggtggatcgatccagaggtcccaatcaatcagtggatcgattgggacgctgctgcttcgcgcgataagcgctggatagatccgtggatcgatccaggcgtttttccagatcacagaggcgctctggatcgatccgtggatcgatccaaagcctccccgatcgattgggagcattccaatcgatcgggattcgaccgttagcgtcgatttaagccgcaggcgttcatttccttcggcatctcttcaccgattcaattcagatcttcaccagcttctccacagctcttctcaagctcgagatcgccagttcttgaaggctcttggaggttcttccaagtcaagaggcggatcaaagcaagaagaagaaactagggttagggtttttgctctcattgtaagcttgtaagcttgtatttcattacctttccctttcttcttgtattgagtcttgtagggcttctccgcccttggtagttaccataaaggagagttttattagtgaagggtgtgtgtgtaggtgtggatccttggactagtcacctcttgtgaggtggataccaagtaaaccaaccttgttagcgttgtgtgatttgtttctgtattttccactgcgcatctttgaagaaacgagcaacaccgacgacgagcacgcgaagagctattcacccccccctctagctacttttcggtcccaacattcaTAACTCGTTGTTTTGGCACTTCCCTTCAGGAAAGTCAAACCTGACGTGGAAATAAGATGATCCTTCAACTCTTAGCCTGGCAAGATCCAAAAAGCTGCCACATTTCTTTCTAGCCATCAAACCCACATT contains:
- the LOC122008933 gene encoding pseudouridine kinase-like isoform X6, producing MVLDIHAKPYNDLAPRTTNPGEVQYASGGVARNIAECMCKLGARPFMISVVGLDMAGEMLLRYWKSAGLSTEGILQEKSIATPVVTNIFDSYGELAAGVASVDAVEKFLTPYFVQQFQSYICSAPVLLLDANLHPQSLEFACRIAAGSGIPVWFEPVSVKKSTRISSIVNYITYASPNEIELIAMANSLLPEKEFKFQLDHNGSKMHSVESLFQMLKPAISFVLCKGIKCLVVTLGQAGVFLCFRDWLQCKIQDLKSSKLASLSSMPHAIVDEGQLGVEFQAYHFPALNSSVVNPTGAGDCLVAGVIASICSGLDLMRSVAIGIAVAKAAVESKINVPAEFNMKDLAGGAESILSGVKHLLV
- the LOC122008933 gene encoding pseudouridine kinase-like isoform X2, coding for MVDDLVETALDFDQQSNMESALHRRLDSLVRHLVPPQSASQDLTKNPLNITASGSDSVSASPVLIGGMVLDIHAKPYNDLAPRTTNPGEVQYASGGVARNIAECMCKLGARPFMISVVGLDMAGEMLLRYWKSAGLSTEGILQEKSIATPVVTNIFDSYGELAAGVASVDAVEKFLTPYFVQQFQSYICSAPVLLLDANLHPQSLEFACRTAGSGIPVWFEPVSVKKSTRISSIVNYITYASPNEIELIAMANSLLPEKEFKFQLDHNGSKMHSVESLFQMLKPAISFVLCKGIKCLVVTLGQAGVFLCFRDWLQCKIQDLKSSKLASLSSMPHAIVDEGQLGVEFQAYHFPALNSSVVNPTGAGDCLVAGVIASICSGLDLMRSVAIGIAVAKAAVESKINVPAEFNMKDLAGGAESILSGVKHLLV
- the LOC122008933 gene encoding pseudouridine kinase-like isoform X3 yields the protein MVDDLVETALDFDQQSNMESALHRRLDSLVRHLVPPQSASQDLTKNPLNITASGSDSVSASPVLIGGMVLDIHAKPYNDLAPRTTNPGEVQYASGGVARNIAECMCKLGARPFMISVVGLDMAGEMLLRYWKSAGLSTEGILQEKSIATPVVTNIFDSYGELAAGVASVDAVEKFLTPYFVQQFQSYICSAPVLLLDANLHPQSLEFACRIAAGSGIPVWFEPVSVKKSTRISSIVNYITYASPNEIELIAMANSLLPEKEFKFQLDHNGSKMHSVESLFQMLKPAISFVLCKGIKCLVVTLGQAGVFLCFRDWLQCKIQDLKSSKLASLSSMPHAIVDEGQLGVEFQAYHFPALNSSVVNPTGAGDCLVAGVIASICSGLDLMRSVAIGIAVAKAAVESKINVPAEFNMKDLVELSLFYLV
- the LOC122008933 gene encoding pseudouridine kinase-like isoform X4, yielding MTSFDQQSNMESALHRRLDSLVRHLVPPQSASQDLTKNPLNITASGSDSVSASPVLIGGMVLDIHAKPYNDLAPRTTNPGEVQYASGGVARNIAECMCKLGARPFMISVVGLDMAGEMLLRYWKSAGLSTEGILQEKSIATPVVTNIFDSYGELAAGVASVDAVEKFLTPYFVQQFQSYICSAPVLLLDANLHPQSLEFACRIAAGSGIPVWFEPVSVKKSTRISSIVNYITYASPNEIELIAMANSLLPEKEFKFQLDHNGSKMHSVESLFQMLKPAISFVLCKGIKCLVVTLGQAGVFLCFRDWLQCKIQDLKSSKLASLSSMPHAIVDEGQLGVEFQAYHFPALNSSVVNPTGAGDCLVAGVIASICSGLDLMRSVAIGIAVAKAAVESKINVPAEFNMKDLAGGAESILSGVKHLLV
- the LOC122008933 gene encoding pseudouridine kinase-like isoform X1, whose protein sequence is MVDDLVETALDFDQQSNMESALHRRLDSLVRHLVPPQSASQDLTKNPLNITASGSDSVSASPVLIGGMVLDIHAKPYNDLAPRTTNPGEVQYASGGVARNIAECMCKLGARPFMISVVGLDMAGEMLLRYWKSAGLSTEGILQEKSIATPVVTNIFDSYGELAAGVASVDAVEKFLTPYFVQQFQSYICSAPVLLLDANLHPQSLEFACRIAAGSGIPVWFEPVSVKKSTRISSIVNYITYASPNEIELIAMANSLLPEKEFKFQLDHNGSKMHSVESLFQMLKPAISFVLCKGIKCLVVTLGQAGVFLCFRDWLQCKIQDLKSSKLASLSSMPHAIVDEGQLGVEFQAYHFPALNSSVVNPTGAGDCLVAGVIASICSGLDLMRSVAIGIAVAKAAVESKINVPAEFNMKDLAGGAESILSGVKHLLV
- the LOC122008933 gene encoding pseudouridine kinase-like isoform X5 gives rise to the protein MESALHRRLDSLVRHLVPPQSASQDLTKNPLNITASGSDSVSASPVLIGGMVLDIHAKPYNDLAPRTTNPGEVQYASGGVARNIAECMCKLGARPFMISVVGLDMAGEMLLRYWKSAGLSTEGILQEKSIATPVVTNIFDSYGELAAGVASVDAVEKFLTPYFVQQFQSYICSAPVLLLDANLHPQSLEFACRIAAGSGIPVWFEPVSVKKSTRISSIVNYITYASPNEIELIAMANSLLPEKEFKFQLDHNGSKMHSVESLFQMLKPAISFVLCKGIKCLVVTLGQAGVFLCFRDWLQCKIQDLKSSKLASLSSMPHAIVDEGQLGVEFQAYHFPALNSSVVNPTGAGDCLVAGVIASICSGLDLMRSVAIGIAVAKAAVESKINVPAEFNMKDLAGGAESILSGVKHLLV
- the LOC122008933 gene encoding uncharacterized protein LOC122008933 isoform X7; protein product: MLTACCFALIVVQYASGGVARNIAECMCKLGARPFMISVVGLDMAGEMLLRYWKSAGLSTEGILQEKSIATPVVTNIFDSYGELAAGVASVDAVEKFLTPYFVQQFQSYICSAPVLLLDANLHPQSLEFACRIAAGSGIPVWFEPVSVKKSTRISSIVNYITYASPNEIELIAMANSLLPEKEFKFQLDHNGSKMHSVESLFQMLKPAISFVLCKGIKCLVVTLGQAGVFLCFRDWLQCKIQDLKSSKLASLSSMPHAIVDEGQLGVEFQAYHFPALNSSVVNPTGAGDCLVAGVIASICSGLDLMRSVAIGIAVAKAAVESKINVPAEFNMKDLAGGAESILSGVKHLLV